CTAAAAACACAGGCAAAGAGTAAAAACAGGTACATTAGGTTACACAAAAATTTAGAACTGTGCATCAAAGGATCGATCAACAGGGAGAAATGGCAACCTATGGATTAGGAGACAGTATTTATAAATCCTGTgtctgataaggggctaatatccagaatatatagagtGCCTACAGCTTAACAATAGGAAAACAACTCAatctaaaaatgggcaaaagacttaagtacccatttctttaaagaagatatacaaatggtcaacagcacaggaaaagatattcaatatcactcatcatcagggaaatgcacatcaaaaccacaatgagtatCACTTCACATTCATTAGGACGGctgtttaaacaaaaacaaaacaaaaacaaaaacagggcacctgggcggtttGGTTGGTcaggcgactgcctttggctcaggtcatgatcctggagtccagggatcaagtcccacatggggttctctgctcagcaggagtctgcgtctctctctgaccctcccccttcttgtgctctctctctctctctctctcaaataaataaataaaaactttaaaaaaaatttaaaaaaaaaacagaaaaataacgaATGTTGGCAACAATATGGAGAAGTCAGACACTTGCGTGTtgctggcgggggaggggggtgggtgtgGAATGTCAAATGGCGCAGCCACTCACTATGGCCACAATGGTGGTTGctcaaaatattaaacagaaaATGACCATGTgacagcaattccacttctgagtatatatgcAAAGGAACTGAAATTGAGGAATCAGACAGTTATTTCTATAGCATATACATGGTAGCATTATTCTCAATAGCCAGAAGGTAGATGGAGAAACCCAAgggtccattgacagatgaacggataaacaaaatggggtATGTACAATGACGTAATACAGTGTCCAGCAGTAATACTgtccagccttaaaaaggaatgaaattcagaCACATACtgtaacatggatgaaacttagGGAGATTATGTTAAGGGAAATAAACTAGTGACCCAAGGACAAATACTGTTTGATTCCGCGTATGAGATATCTAGAGTAGtcatagaaacaaaaagagagatggttgccagggcctggaagaaggggggaaatggggagtttttaaaattggtttagagtttcagttctgcaagatgaaaaggTTCTGAGATgagttgcacaacaatgtgaatatacttaacatgGTGAACCGTACGTTTAAGATggctaaaatggtgaattttatataTTGGACATCTTACCACAGTTTAAAGACAGATAACTATTTGCAGAGggagagctgtttttttttttcctccctcctgttGCTATCAGATCTGCCCAGAGAATTTCTAGGCACCAGGAACCACCTAAATTCCCACACGGAGGTTTTTTCATGGTatgttaaaagtctgcctttgaAGGCACGCtaatttcaaaatacactttattCCTAAACTGtagttaaaagtattttatttatgctAGGCTTTTACCtcacttaattaaaaacaaagagctCATGTTTGATGTGTGTTACGCTGTGTCTGAGGCCATCTTTCCTAGCCAGATGTATCCTCTAAATAAAGCAAGCTGTGTTTCTTCCATCCGGGTTCTTGACTGAAACAGAAAGCAGCCCCAGTCAAATCCCTCTGACCAGGTGAAAGCTGCCCCCTCTTAAAGTGTTAAATGAAGATGATGGCTATAGGGCACGAATGATAATCCCCTTTCTCCAGATGAGGACAATGAGGACgccagaagggaaaggaaagaaaaggtgacTTGTCCCCAAGTCTGTCCACAGCAAAGGCATGGCTGGCTCAGGATAAGGGCTCCCTCTGGGTGCTGTGAGGGATGGTAGAGGGAATGCATGCTGGCCAAAACCAGGCCATCCCCTCCTTCACCAAGCCCCTGCTCCCCAGGCAACCTAAGGGATGGCCCTTTGGctcagtggagaaaaaggagGTCAAAAGCATCAAGTAACTTCTGGGCTTACTGGTACCAGCTCCACGTGGCCTGACCACCTCACCAGATGGTAAGagccaggaaggcctcagaactCCAGGCGCctatccccacccctgcctcaggCATTGGTCAGGGCTCCAGGACTTACCCCTTAAGTAAATCCTTATTATCGGATTTAGCAGTAAGTAAAATTGACATATATTAAGCATTGAGCACAATCATGAAATTAGGCTTAGCAGTGACTCCCGGAAGAGGGGAGGGAGCGTGGGCCTGAAGCAGCTCCTGAGAGCCGCCTTCTCACCATTTCTGGCTCCTTCTGCAAGTGGGGCCTACCACAGTCATGCTGACCAGCCCACCCTCCATCTGGAGGCCCAGCCAGCActctgggagggaacagagagggAACACGTAATTGCGGACACCTGATTGCCATTTGCTTCCCCCAGGGCTCAGCAGAGTTGGCCAAAGGTTGAGAGATCACCCTAAGGGGGCTCAGTTAATGGTAACTTTTCAGACCCACGGTTACCTTGCAGTTATCATTCTTACTAGCCAAAAGCATGGGCCTGGGTGAGACAGAGTCATTTCCAGAAACTGGGTACTGACTCCCACTTCCTCCACCAGGCTTCCTCCCACATCCCACCCTGCAGAGTCAGCCCAAGTGTCCCCTCCTCCGGGAGGCCCTTCctggtgtcccccacccccccataggTTAGACTCTCCTCCTGGGGTTCACGGTTTTgtgtgctccccccacccccaaagcatCTGTATCTCTGAGTTACAGGTGCTCTTTTCCTTACCTGAGAGCTCAGTGGGGACAGGGAGCAATCAGTCACGATCAAAGCAACAATCATACTGTGTATATAGTATGGACAGAGTCACAACCACAGCAAATAGCAACTCCATCCATATTCCTCTTACCACACATGCGTGAGGCCTCGGCCTAGGCTGCGTACTGCGCATGTATTTCTTCTCTGGGGGCTCCTCTCCAGAGAGCCCCAAGGTTGCGCCGCTTTCCAGAGAAGGAAGCTCGGCTGCTTGTCCTGGTGGTGCTGGGCACCCAGGCTGTGTTCCTGCGCAGGCCACTTACCCCTTCGGAGCCTGTCCATCCCGGCCACCATGCTTGGAAGCGCTGCTCCATAGGGCCTCCCGCTCCTGCTTCCTGCTTTATCCCCGCGCTCCATGGCTTGATGTTCTCTGGTGACATTTGCGGCGGAGTCACCTGGGGCCATGTCAGGCCATTTGGAGTCAGAGAAGCAAGGACTCTGTCCCCGTGCCACCCCCAAGTGCTGGGCCTCCCTCATGCTGTCCTCCCCAGCTACCCCTGGGTCCCAGGCCTGAAGCTTCCATCCTTTCATCACCCTGCCCTTCCGGATGAGCGCGGGCCACTAGGTTTACGGGTGCTGCCACCTGGTGGTCACAGGGCGCCGGCACATAGCGGGGTGGCTGCCGCAGGCTTGGCAGGCTGCAAACGGGCCCCTCTCTCCGCCCAGCGCACGTTTGCGGGACGCAGGACAGCTAGGCTCCAGAGACTGCCATCTAGAAGGCATGGCAGCTTCGTGATTAGACCCAAGCGCGCGGCAGAATGGGTTCGAATCCTAGTTCTGCCGCTTCTCACGTACGGGACCTTGGGCCGGACGACTGATCGCTGTGAGCTTCTGCTTCTTCATGGGTCCAATAGGTAACCTTGTCCTCCCGTGTTGGGGCCACATGACCCAGCCATCACCTGGAGATTCTTCCCAGGGCACCCCCTTAAGTTCATTatcatttaaaatggaatttctgtTAAATTCATGTAAATGAGGTATTCAACTCCGAATTATGTTCATTTTAAGTAAAACATGTGGCCTTTGGAGAATTTGGGGAGTGCGCAAACTGCCAGGCTGCTCCGACAGCCCCTCTCGCCAGCTACGTCTTTAGCTCTTCTGCTGTTAAGGGTTCGGCCACGAGCAGCACTCACGCAccggcttcttttttttttttttttccccaagttttatttatttatttatttagattttatttatttatttgatggagagagatcataagtaggcagagaggcaggcagagagagagagagagggaagcaggctccccgctgagcagagaggccgaagCGGGACTCTATCcgaggacctgagatcatgacctgagccgaaggcagcagcttaacccactgagccacccagccgccccacgCACTGGCTTCTTAAGGCTCTTCTCAGCACGTGGGGTGTATCTCATTTAGCCAGAACACAACAACAAATCACCGTGATTTCACAGAGCAAAGATCTGATTCAGAGAGGCTGAGTCACTTGTTTGAGGTCATGTGCTTGCTAGAAGAAGGAACCAAGCCTCACACCAGAGTCTGTCTGACACCAGATTCCTCGCCTGCCCACCATTGTAGAAAGCTCTAGAAGCTATTCTGTCCCTGAGTTCCCCTAAGCAGCACATGACAGGGACATTAACTCACTGATGTATACTCCTCAGGGTCCCAACATCAACCAGAGAAGGGCCTCCTGGCCCAGGGTCCAAGAAGGTGAAACCAGACCCTCGACTTCCTCTCCCCTCAGGGGACTGCCAGCCAGTGACCCACAGGACTTGAGCAGGACTTCTGGCTCACCTTTGGAAGGTACAGCTCAGACAGGACTTCCTGGTACCAGATGAATTCCTTGGCTGTTTCAGTTCTCCCTTCCTGGAATTGCTCTGAATTTACTGAGGGCACAGGGGTCATGAACACATCTTTTCTAACCACCTCCTCTCCTACGCCAGGGCTGGGAATGGGGACCTAGCCTTCCTCTCACGGAATCACGGGTGCAGGGTATAGTGGGGGACACAGTGTCCCATTCCTACCGGAGGAAAACTAAGGTCCAGTGAGGGGATaggactcacccaaggtcacagaccAAGGGGCACCAAAGCCCTTGCCTAGCTCCTACCTATTGCTCACTGCCTTGGGCTCCTCAGGGGAATGCTGACATCCTGTGTGGACCCTGATGGGGCCAGGCCTCCCACACACACCTGGCCCAGTTCTGTGTGTGCTAGAGCTTAGACAAACAGTGGAGAAGATGGACTAGGGGGAGGCAGCTGGTAGCTGATGCTTGGTTCCCTCCAGGAGCAGATATACTTCCCAGCTCTGGGGAGCCGGTTTCCTGGGGGAACCCCAGTGGTGGTCTCGCACTGGCTAGGGTACACAGGGATGGATGACTCTTTTCCAGatcttccttttgttctttttagttACTAAGCAACTAACTAGAGTCTACAGGCtcagaagagagaaagcaggctagACCCTGAATACTGCCCAAAGGGGCTTAGTCCCCAGGGTGGGGCCTGCTGAGATATCTGGGGCTACAAGGGTCACCCATGAGAAGTGGGTAAGCAGGGACTCTGGGACAGTGGGGCAGATCGGGGGTTACTGTGCATGGCATCACCCACCTGCACACCATCCAAGAGTCCCTGGGATAGCCTGGGTTTGACAGGCAAAGGAGGAAGGATTATAAACTGCTTCATTCCGGGGCCTTGGGGCAGGCACTGCCCCTCCTTAGGGCCTCAAGTATCCCCTGTATAAGATGGGCGTATGTCTCTTGCCAGCTTGGTGGACACAGTGAAGCCAGTATGAATACACAAGTGGGCTGTGAAGACTTGGGCCACGTGAAAGTTTAGCACCAAGGTGACACTGGGTCACTCCCAGGATGGCCAGGGCCCACGGTGCTGGGCTAGCACCCATCGCAGTCTCTTCTAGGCTGCCCTGGAAGGCCAGCAGAGCCCAGGAGGGGTGGGCATAAAAGATGGCCTTTCTGCTGTCCTACAAGAGAGACTGCCTGCCATAATCAGCCATTAGCCCCCGTCCCCTGGGTCCTTGCCCTTCCATGACACTCTGTGGATGGTTCTGTTGCCCACAGCTCCCTTGGtcactcctggtccagctataaTGCTCTCCTCACAGTCACTCATGTATGGGGGTTCCCCTCGTTGaccctctattcttttttttttttaaagattttatttatttatttgacagagagaaattacaagtagatggagaggcagtcagagagagagagagggaagcaggctccctgctgagcagagagcccgatgcgggactcgatcccaggaccctgagatcatgacctgagccgaaggcagcggcctaacccactgagccacccaggcgccccttgacccTCTATTCTAAAAGCTTCTCCTTTCTAAGAGGCCTGGGAtgcttcccctacccccacccccacgcgaTTGGCAGCAGAAAAGAGGAACTCTACCAGATACCAGCATTGGACTCCGCTCTCCAGGTCCCCAGAGACGGGCCACAGTCACAGGCAGCGCAGAAACCCAGTGGGGAACCCCACTTCTCAGGGGCCTCTGCTGGCAAGGatcccaggctggagtttctcaACCTCTCAGCGCTGGGGTTGCACTTCTACAATGGGAAATTACACTCCCACTTTCTTTCctaaagggaaaagggaagaaagcagTGACATGGAGGGGTGACGTGATGCATCACAGCCCGGCGGCAGAGCTGTAACCGCCAGCCCCAGACCCAACCCGGCTCAGCCCCACATGCTCCTGAGAGCCCACAGCTGCAATGTCAGACTTTGAGGGGCCCCTGGAAGTAAGGTAGGTGAAGGTCAGGGGGACTGGAGCCACAGCCAGGGGAGAGGGTCTGGTGGGACCGGGAGCAGGGGCCCTGCTGGCTCCTCGTCAGGTGCCTCTCAGAGTGTCTCATCCTACTGTCTCATCCCAGAGATGGCACTGCTAGGGTGGCTTTCTGCTTCCCTAgaaaaactgggggggggggttcctagAGACATGAGAGGGCCTCATCGGGGCTCTGTCCTGGCGGAGGATTTCTGTCAGCTCTGGAGCGTTCGGTGGAGCAGCAAGTCACATCTCGCGAGCAGTGGTGAATTTTAATTTCTGGGGGTTTCTCTCAGGATCCCTGTGCCATGGAATCAGGTCCTGGAAGGGAACTCTTGAGTTTCTGGCCAGGCCTGAGGACTTGGGTACCCATTTCGGCTGTCCTGGGCCCAGCTTACCTTCTGAACATCAGGAGGAGGTTTCCTgcagctggggtcctgggatgtggATGGAGACACGTGTTTGTGTGTGCTTTAGGGAAGAGGGAGGGTCCTGAGGAGGCTGAGCCCTCACTATCAAAGTGCAAGGTCCTCACCATTTGCCTGCTTCACCCAGAAGGTAGAAGTGTCCAAGGATCTGGGACTGAGACTACCTGTGAGAGGTTTCTAGTCCTACAGCCCTTGAGGACCAGGCTTTCATTTGCAGTATACCAAAACCTGATTTCACAGgattttcgtgtgtgtgtgtgcacctccACATTTAGCCATCTAGCAAATGTGCCCCCAGATAGATGTTGTGGTCGGGCCCGGTGAGCACAGGGCAGTGGGACACAGGCCAGCAGCTCCGACCATAGCCTGCCCCCGGGGggcctcagggaccacaggagGAGCAGAGTTCAGGGAAGACAAGACAAGGACCCACATGACTCTGGTGTGGAATGAGAAGATGGGCTGAATGGGGGGTCTCTGGAGGGGGTTGCAgggcagaaagaggaaaagagcttCATAGAAGAGGCCACCTTTGAACTAGGACTTTAAAGATGAGTAGTATTTGGGTAGAGTTTTGGATGGAAGATGACTCTGTAGCAGAGAAAATACTGTAGGCCGAAGCCTCGAGCCGGGAAAGTGTAGGATTAGTTATTCAAACCCACTCATCCTTCAGTTCCCAGTGCAGGAGGTGGCAGGCTTTGCACATATGGCATTGGTGGCTGTGCTAGAGAGTTTAGATTCCTCAAATCCATGCGAGAGCAAAGCCGACTGTTGGAAGTAGCGTTCTTGCATATGTGCCAGTGAGATTCTAAAGGACAGATTACCAGAGGTGGAGTGGCTGGGACAAAGGAGGTGCACACTTCTCACTGTGGCAGAGAGAAGTGCTCTCGGCCTCTGTGTTATTGTGTtactcagcctctgcagagtcCCCGTCAGTTCTTGAGTGAGATCTCTCCATGCTCTCCATGCTCTCCACCTTCTTCCTCAggatctgccttctgcccataTAATAAGACATTCATGCCCAAAACGTGCTTGGCGTGGTACCAGGTCCATGGAAGCCCTTAGAACATGTTagctgtttttatattttctctgggTCTCCAGGCAGCCTTTCTGGTCCCCCAGGAGCCAGCTGGGCTTCCCGATTCTGTGTCTGTCCACAATTCCTGCTGCTAGAAGCATCTGTCTCCTCTATCAGCTGGGTGTTCTGGAGATCAACAGTTTCTCCTGTTGCCTGTGCTCATTCCCAGCAGCTAGTCAGTGCCTGGCTCAGGCAAGGGCTCAGCAAGGGTGTTTTGGGGGACTGTTGGCTACGAGGAAGGTGTGTCCTGTCTGCCTGTCCTTCTCTTCCATGAAACAGAGCCAGATTGTCTCCAAATGACAGTAGGCCACCAAAACCACACCATGCAAGCTGAAATGCCTTATCCCTCGCAAAGATAAGATAGGCATCCTTATATTACAGAAAAGAAAGGTAAAGCTCAGAGTGGGTGAGTGGTTGAGTCCTACTCGCAGAGCGTGCTAACGATGAAGCTGAGGCTAGACCCAGCAGGGCTGACGTCCCACACCAGCTCTAGTCTTGGCACCATCCTAGTTTGGACAGAATCACCATATCcacactcagggctctgctgtgtTTGGCTGGAGCTGGTTCAGGGTCCCTGAGGTGGGCAAGCAAGTCTAGGCTCCAACCACATCTTTCTGTCTGTGTtccctccttcccagcctcccgTCCACGGAGAGAGCCCTCACGGTCCTGCATGTGAGCCTGTACCATCCCAGGCGGGACCCGGCCACCTTTGCCAAGGTTCCACCACAGCTGCAGCACGGTACCAACCCGCTGCTGGTGGGGCGGGCCCCGGACACCCACCTCCAGCTGCAGCTCCCCTGCCTCTCCCGCCGACACCTGTCCCTGGAGCCCTACCGGGAGAAGGGCAGCGCTCTGCTGACCTTCTGCCTGAAGGTCCTGAGCCGCAGGGGCTGTGTGTGGGTCAACGGGTTAACTTTGAGGTTCCTGGAGCAGCTTCCTCTGAGCCCAGTCAACAGGGTCGCCTTCTCCGGCATCCAGATGGTGGTCCGCATAGAAGGGGGCACCTCGCTGGAGGGCTTTGTCTGCTGCTTCCATCTCAGCCCGTCACCCCTTATTCACAGGCCGCAGGCTGAGGAGACCGACGAATGGGAGAGCACCTTCCAGGGGCAGCCTCCCCCAGGTTCTGGGCCACGGGCTCCAGGTCACCAGGGGCTTCTCCATGGCCCTTCCCTGCCTAgccctggaggaggagcagaaacaCAGCTCCAGAAGGAGATCTCAGATAGCGTGTTGTGCTAGCCCCACCGGCTGTCCAGAGCAAGCCTCGCCCCCATGAGGACTTGAACGCTTGGAGCGACACCACGCGGAGGTTGACCAGCAAGACCTGCTGGGTAACAACGAACTGATTCTGCGAACCTGcacagcctggggagggggttgggggggccgCGGCACACCCTCCGTGGTTACAGCTCTGCAAGGTAATGGGAGCTTCCTATACTTTTAGAGGCCCTGAGGGGTTCCGAGAGCCTCTCTCAAGCCTTTCCCCACCTTTCCCTCCTCTTGTCTGCCTAGGAGTTACTTTATGTTGCTAATTTCGTGTGTTGCTTAAGAGCTAGATTTTGAGGTTGCGCCAGGAATGCATGGACACATGTAACAATTACGTTTGTAgt
This genomic interval from Neovison vison isolate M4711 chromosome 1, ASM_NN_V1, whole genome shotgun sequence contains the following:
- the TIFAB gene encoding TRAF-interacting protein with FHA domain-containing protein B — protein: MSDFEGPLEVSLPSTERALTVLHVSLYHPRRDPATFAKVPPQLQHGTNPLLVGRAPDTHLQLQLPCLSRRHLSLEPYREKGSALLTFCLKVLSRRGCVWVNGLTLRFLEQLPLSPVNRVAFSGIQMVVRIEGGTSLEGFVCCFHLSPSPLIHRPQAEETDEWESTFQGQPPPGSGPRAPGHQGLLHGPSLPSPGGGAETQLQKEISDSVLC